A genome region from Serinus canaria isolate serCan28SL12 chromosome 19, serCan2020, whole genome shotgun sequence includes the following:
- the RHBDD2 gene encoding rhomboid domain-containing protein 2 isoform X2: MAASSAPPAAAALTALLSVGASAPGLLRGVPATRSAASLHPAALHDGEVHRLITYIFIYEDLISLACGAVIIWYFAGSFEKNVGTVKHCILTATFSVLSALLYLFLQPFVSRLLEVGDAKGFMPVAFAMLGVSTTRSRMKRTLLLGCRVPVVLVPWFGLCLAWFVPHSSLLGNLSGLLVGKAYGLGYCFCLDFPESVGSRLDRVLPFTLLKRVPGLKYIPGSLAERRACGNSMM; encoded by the exons ATGGCGGCCTCCTccgccccgccggccgccgccgccctcaCGGCGCTGCTGTCGGTCGGAGCCTCCGCGCCCGGGCTGCTGCGGGGTGTCCCCGCCACCCGCTCCGCCGCCTCGCTGCACCCCGCAGCCCTGCACGACGGGGAAG ttcACAGGTTGATCACCTACATCTTCATCTACGAGGACCTGATCTCCCTGGCTTGTGGTGCTGTTATCATCTGGTACTTTGCTGGCAGCTTTGAGAAGAACGTGGGCACAGTGAAGCACTGCATCCTCACTGCCActttctctgtgctctctgccctcctctacctcttcctccagccctttgtctccaggctgctggaagTGGGAGATGCCAAAGGGTTCATGCCAGTGGCTTTTGCCATGCTGGGGGTTTCCACCACCCGCTCACGCATGAAGAGGACTCTGCTTTTGGGGTGCAGAGTTCCTGTGGTGCTGGTGCCATGGTTTGGGCTCTGCCTGGCGTGGTTTGTCCCCCACTCTTCTCTCCTGGGGAACCTGAGTGGGCTCCTGGTTGGGAAAGCCT ATGGTCTTGGCTACTGTTTCTGCTTGGATTTTCCAGAGTCTGTGGGCTCTAGGCTGGACCGGGTGCTCCCTTTCACTCTGCTGAAGAGGGTACCAGGGCTGAAATACATCCCAGGGTCCTTGGCAGAGAGAAGAGCCTGTGGAAACAGCAT GATGTGA
- the RHBDD2 gene encoding rhomboid domain-containing protein 2 isoform X1, with translation MAASSAPPAAAALTALLSVGASAPGLLRGVPATRSAASLHPAALHDGEVHRLITYIFIYEDLISLACGAVIIWYFAGSFEKNVGTVKHCILTATFSVLSALLYLFLQPFVSRLLEVGDAKGFMPVAFAMLGVSTTRSRMKRTLLLGCRVPVVLVPWFGLCLAWFVPHSSLLGNLSGLLVGKAYGLGYCFCLDFPESVGSRLDRVLPFTLLKRVPGLKYIPGSLAERRACGNSMINAVPGTYPTQSYHCPSPLALPAHPSAQGQGFHHSHTLGHQAPQQGPAAGHSLSSSHCQARGAFGECPGQAHARALPGQCCQLGKFSVPQRVCPAQPQPPTATGLQQAPGYPAAPVAPVSAEFTRVQVY, from the exons ATGGCGGCCTCCTccgccccgccggccgccgccgccctcaCGGCGCTGCTGTCGGTCGGAGCCTCCGCGCCCGGGCTGCTGCGGGGTGTCCCCGCCACCCGCTCCGCCGCCTCGCTGCACCCCGCAGCCCTGCACGACGGGGAAG ttcACAGGTTGATCACCTACATCTTCATCTACGAGGACCTGATCTCCCTGGCTTGTGGTGCTGTTATCATCTGGTACTTTGCTGGCAGCTTTGAGAAGAACGTGGGCACAGTGAAGCACTGCATCCTCACTGCCActttctctgtgctctctgccctcctctacctcttcctccagccctttgtctccaggctgctggaagTGGGAGATGCCAAAGGGTTCATGCCAGTGGCTTTTGCCATGCTGGGGGTTTCCACCACCCGCTCACGCATGAAGAGGACTCTGCTTTTGGGGTGCAGAGTTCCTGTGGTGCTGGTGCCATGGTTTGGGCTCTGCCTGGCGTGGTTTGTCCCCCACTCTTCTCTCCTGGGGAACCTGAGTGGGCTCCTGGTTGGGAAAGCCT ATGGTCTTGGCTACTGTTTCTGCTTGGATTTTCCAGAGTCTGTGGGCTCTAGGCTGGACCGGGTGCTCCCTTTCACTCTGCTGAAGAGGGTACCAGGGCTGAAATACATCCCAGGGTCCTTGGCAGAGAGAAGAGCCTGTGGAAACAGCAT GATTAACGCTGTGCCTGGCACTTACCCCACCCAGAGCTACCACTGCCCTTCGCCTCTGGCTCTTCCTGCTCACCCCAGTGCTCAGGGACAGGGCTTTCATCACAGCCACACTCTGGGACACCAGGcaccccagcagggccctgctgcaggacacagcctcAGCTCTTCCCACTGCCAAGCCAGAGGTGCCTTTGGAGAGTGCCCTGGGCAGGCCCACGCCAGGGCTTTGCCAGgacagtgctgccagctgggcaaaTTCTCTGTCCCTCAGCGtgtgtgcccagctcagccacagccacccaCAGCCACGGGCCTTCAGCAGGCACCAGGGTAtccagcagccccagtggcCCCTGTTTCAGCTGAATTTACCAGAGTCCAGGTGTACTGA